Genomic window (Deltaproteobacteria bacterium):
TAACAACGACAGTATTTTTGGCTTTGGGCGTTTTGGTGTTGAGTGCATGCGGCGCAGAAGGAGTCGGGATTACAGACCCCTCCAATGTTCAGGGGGCACTGGAAGCCGACTCTGAGGGCTCTGAAGCAGTGGGTTTCGATTGCCTGGAGCAATGCATCGACAAGGGTGAAAGCGAAGAGGACTGTGCGGGCTGGTGCTCAAAAGACGAATCTACGGAAGATTGCCTGGAGCAATGCATCGACAAAGGTGAAAGCGAAGAGGATTGCGTGGACTGGTGCTCAAAGGACGATACTGCGGCCGAATGCTTCGAAGAATGTGTCGACAAAGGTGAGAGCGAGGAAGATTGCACTCAATGGTGTGACGATTCTGATAAGTCCGAATGGGACGACAAAGATGAATGCGATTATGAAGATAAAGATGATTACGAAGATAAGTAATACTCTCTAAGTCTTTGAACTAAGTAAAATATTGAAAAGGCAGTTGGCGTCTAGGTCATCTGCCTTTTTTTTGTGGTTTAGATAACGGCTTTAATCTATTTTTCATTGAGATTACCTACTCACAAATTTGAAACTCCTAAAAATAACATCCACTTTGATTTGGTTTTTGTCTTAACGCTCGCCGGCTGGACTCTGCGCTTTGATGCTGCTACTTCAGGTTGGTGGACTTTGGCTTACTTCTTATACCGCTTGTAACCGGCCTTATTGGTTGGATCACCAATGCACTTGCTATTCGCATGCTTTTTTGGCCGCTGCGTCGAGTGGGTTGGCGACGTTTAAGTTGGCAAGGTGTTTTACCTGCCAATGCAGATCGAATGGCCACAACCTGTGTTCAGCTCATGACTTCAAAGCTGCTTGATGAAAAGGCGGTTTTTAAACGGATTGAGCCCTCAAGAATATCAGCGTTGTTGGGGCCTACCATTGAAGAGCATGCTGAAGGCATCGTTGAGGATGTGTTGGCGCGGCGCTTCCCCAGGCTCTGGAAAATGGTTCCGGAACTGGTACGGGAGAAATCTCGAAATCGTCTTCGCGGTGAGATTCCGAACGTGGTTGAGAAGATGATGGCCGAGCTCCATGATGAACTCGATGAATATTTAAATATTGAATCACTGGTCGTTAATGCCTTCAGCAACAACCGGGCTTTACTCAACAAGCTGTTTTGGCGATGCGGCAGTAAAGAGTTTATGTTTGTCGAGTACAGCGGTTTGATGTTTGGGGCACTCCTGGGATGCATACAGATGGTCGTCTGGATATTTGTTCAGCCGGGCTGGTTCTTACCTCTTACGGGCATCACTGTTGGATGGGCTACAAACTGGATTGCTTTGAAGATGGTTTTCGAACCCTTGGAACCTGTTAAAATAGGTCCGTTTCGGTGGCAGGGGCTTTTCTTGCGTCGTCAAGATGAAGTGAGCGAAGCTTATGCGGCTTTTTTTGCGAAGCAGATTTTACACTCTGAGGCATTGCTCAAGGCTGTTCTCGAAGGACCCGCCGCCGACAAGTTGATTGCGCTTTTGCAAAACTATGTGGATGAATCAATCGAGCATGTTTCGGGAGCAGCGGGAACAATTACCCAGCTGGCCGTAGGAACTGAGAAGTGGGAAAGTCTAAAGAGTGAAATAAGCGAAAGCTTGGCGGCCGTTATTCCGCATGAACTCGATCAGTTGCAAGATTATATGAGTGAGGCGATGGCTCTCGAGCAGGAGCTTTGTCTGAATCTGAAAAGTTTGACCTCTGAAGAGTTCGAAGAAGTCTTAAGGCCGGTTTTTCGGGAAGACGAGTCAACGTTGATTGCGGTCGGTGCTTTTCTCGGCGGTGTGGCCGGATTCTTACAGCTACTTTTGATGGTTCTTCTTTAAGCTAAATGGGCGATGAGTCAATATTCCAAGAACCTGAGAGTATCTTAGAGCAGGCCGAGTTTCTTAGCCCGGCTCATTAAGGTGGTTCGTGCCAATCCTAATTCACGTGCAGCTTTAGAGCAGTTACCATCATACTTTTCCAAGCATGCTTTCATTGTCTCATATTGCTTCGTTTTGACTTGGTCTTTGACGCTTC
Coding sequences:
- a CDS encoding DUF445 family protein, whose translation is MDFGLLLIPLVTGLIGWITNALAIRMLFWPLRRVGWRRLSWQGVLPANADRMATTCVQLMTSKLLDEKAVFKRIEPSRISALLGPTIEEHAEGIVEDVLARRFPRLWKMVPELVREKSRNRLRGEIPNVVEKMMAELHDELDEYLNIESLVVNAFSNNRALLNKLFWRCGSKEFMFVEYSGLMFGALLGCIQMVVWIFVQPGWFLPLTGITVGWATNWIALKMVFEPLEPVKIGPFRWQGLFLRRQDEVSEAYAAFFAKQILHSEALLKAVLEGPAADKLIALLQNYVDESIEHVSGAAGTITQLAVGTEKWESLKSEISESLAAVIPHELDQLQDYMSEAMALEQELCLNLKSLTSEEFEEVLRPVFREDESTLIAVGAFLGGVAGFLQLLLMVLL